The following coding sequences lie in one Glycine soja cultivar W05 chromosome 16, ASM419377v2, whole genome shotgun sequence genomic window:
- the LOC114391001 gene encoding pentatricopeptide repeat-containing protein At4g19440, chloroplastic yields the protein MHSAMDFARLNTPKPPPIFTRPLTWVTSTALRLHRRQLSPPPPPPLPPPSPPPPPPHPSLSSIPSILTSKTLDSSKCKSILPHLTPHHFDRLFLSLHRTVNPKTTHEFFRFATRHCNFRFTVRSYCLLLRSLLADSFVPRARFLLARLIDGHVPTWSSKTTTSFHDRLREIASSMLELNQGSDEQRLGELDLLLHILCSQFKCLGSRCAFDIFVMFSKRGVFPCLKTCNLLLSSLVKANELHKSYEVFDLACQGVAPDVFTFTTAINAFCKGGRVGDAVDLFCKMEGLGVFPNVVTYNNVIDGLFKSGRFEEALRFKDRMVRSKVNPSVVTYGVLISGLMKLEMFEEANEVLVEMYSMGFAPNEVVFNALIDGYCRKGDMGEALRVRDEMAMKGMKPNFVTFNTLLQGFCRSNQMEQAEQVLVYILSSGLSVNMDVCSYVIHRLMERSGFVSALKIVTKLLSGNIRVSDSLLTPLVVGLCKCEGHSEAIELWFKLAAVKGLAANTVTSNALLHGLCERGNMEEVFEVLKQMLEKGLLLDRISYNTLIFGCCKWGKIEEAFKLKEEMVQQEFQPDTYTYNFLMKGLADMGKIDDVHRLLHEAKEYGFVPNVYTYALLLEGYCKADRIEDAVKFFKNLDYEKVELSSVVYNILIAAYCRIGNVTEAFKLRDAMKSRGILPTCATYSSLIHGMCCIGRVDEAKEIFEEMRNEGLLPNVFCYTALIGGHCKLGQMDIVGSILLEMSSNGIRPNKITYTIMIDGYCKLGNMKEARELLNEMIRNGIAPDTVTYNALQKGYCKERELTVTLQSDHKSNIGLPLEEEITYNTLIHKLHPHTAISNRE from the coding sequence ATGCACTCCGCAATGGACTTCGCAAGGCTCAACACTCCCAAACCTCCGCCCATCTTCACGCGCCCCCTCACCTGGGTCACCTCCACCGCCCTCCGCCTCCACCGCCGCCAACTATCTCCACCTCCCCCGCCGCCGCTACCTCCCCCCTCTCCGCCGCCACCTCCTCCTCACCCCTCACTCTCCTCTATACCTTCTATTCTCACCAGTAAAACTCTTGACTCTTCCAAATGTAAATCCATTCTCCCCCACTTAACCCCCCACCACTTCGATCGCTTGTTCCTCTCTCTCCACCGCACCGTCAACCCCAAAACCACGCACGAGTTCTTCCGTTTCGCCACTCGCCACTGCAACTTCCGCTTCACCGTCCGCTCCTACTGCCTCCTCCTCCGTTCCCTCCTCGCCGACAGTTTCGTGCCGCGGGCCAGGTTCCTCCTCGCCCGCCTAATCGACGGCCACGTTCCGACGTGGTCGTCGAAGACGACGACGTCGTTCCACGACCGCCTCCGCGAAATAGCCTCCTCAATGCTGGAGCTAAATCAGGGTTCCGACGAACAACGACTCGGCGAATTGGATTTGCTGCTCCACATTCTCTGCTCTCAGTTCAAGTGCTTAGGTTCTCGTTGCGCTTTTGACATCTTCGTTATGTTCTCCAAGAGAGGTGTTTTCCCGTGTTTGAAGACCTGCAATTTGTTGTTGAGTTCTCTGGTGAAGGCCAATGAGCTCCACAAGAGCTACGAGGTGTTTGATCTCGCCTGCCAAGGCGTGGCGCCCGACGTTTTCACGTTCACCACCGCGATTAACGCGTTCTGCAAGGGAGGGAGGGTTGGGGATGCTGTGGATTTGTTCTGCAAGATGGAGGGGCTCGGGGTTTTTCCGAATGTGGTCACTTACAACAATGTGATTGATGGCTTGTTCAAGAGTGGGAGGTTTGAGGAGGCGTTGAGGTTTAAGGATAGGATGGTTAGGAGCAAGGTGAATCCGAGTGTTGTGACTTATGGTGTGCTGATCAGTGGTTTGATGAAGTTGGAGATGTTTGAGGAGGCGAACGAGGTGTTGGTGGAGATGTATAGCATGGGGTTTGCTCCCAATGAAGTAGTTTTTAACGCGCTGATCGATGGATACTGCAGGAAGGGGGATATGGGTGAGGCGTTGAGGGTTAGGGATGAGATGGCAATGAAGGGAATGAAGCCTAATTTTGTTACTTTTAATACTCTTTTGCAGGGTTTTTGCAGGAGCAATCAAATGGAGCAGGCTGAGCAGGTATTGGTGTATATATTGTCGAGTGGGTTGTCTGTGAACATGGATGTGTGTTCCTATGTGATTCATCGGTTAATGGAGAGGTCTGGGTTTGTTTCAGCTTTAAAAATTGTTACCAAGTTGTTGTCGGGGAACATCAGGGTTAGTGATAGCTTGTTAACCCCATTGGTTGTTGGACTTTGTAAATGTGAAGGACATTCAGAGGCAATTGAGCTTTGGTTTAAGCTGGCTGCAGTTAAAGGGCTTGCAGCCAATACGGTGACCTCAAATGCACTTCTCCATGGACTTTGTGAACGAGGGAACATGGAGGAGGTTTTCGAAGTACTCAAGCAAATGCTTGAGAAAGGTTTATTGCTGGATAGGATCTCTTACAACACACTTATTTTTGGCTGTTGTAAATGGGGTAAAATTGAGGAAGCTTTCAAACTCAAGGAAGAGATGGTTCAGCAAGAATTCCAACCAGATACGTATACCTACAATTTTCTCATGAAAGGATTGGCTGATATGGGTAAAATAGATGATGTTCATAGGCTTTTGCATGAAGCCAAAGAATATGGCTTTGTTCCAAATGTCTATACATATGCACTTTTATTAGAAGGATATTGTAAGGCTGATCGCATTGAAGATGCCGTGAAATTCTTTAAGAATTTAGATTATGAGAAAGTAGAGCTAAGTTCTGTTGTATATAACATACTTATTGCAGCCTACTGTAGAATTGGGAATGTGACGGAAGCCTTCAAACTGCGTGATGCTATGAAAAGTAGGGGCATTCTACCTACCTGTGCTACATATTCTTCTCTAATACATGGAATGTGCTGTATTGGCCGTGTTGATGAAGCAAaggaaatttttgaagaaatgAGAAATGAAGGCTTGCTTCCAAATGTATTTTGTTATACTGCTCTAATTGGTGGTCACTGTAAGTTAGGTCAGATGGACATAGTGGGGAGTATCTTACTGGAAATGTCTTCAAACGGCATACGACCTAATAAAATTACCTACACTATTATGATTGATGGGTATTGTAAATTGGGAAATATGAAAGAAGCTAGGGAGCTTTTAAATGAGATGATAAGAAATGGAATAGCTCCAGATACCGTCACTTATAATGCATTGCAAAAAGGATATTGCAAGGAAAGGGAGCTAACAGTTACTTTACAAAGTGATCATAAATCTAACATAGGACTACCCTTAGAAGAAGAAATTACTTATAACACATTGATTCACAAGTTGCATCCACATACAGCAATTAGCAATAGAGAATGA